In Vagococcus hydrophili, one DNA window encodes the following:
- a CDS encoding PhzF family phenazine biosynthesis protein, whose protein sequence is MNSLDWTHYQVFTTTKDKGNPAAVINLLKPLATKEQQAIAKKINFNETIFISKNSTVDFSFRFFAPESEMDFCGHALLAGVRYLLDEKITDKSSLNIETKAGIVPISIDSVGKITMYQHPPIFQKFESSIEELANVMNISADDIDSTYPICYGSTGTWTLIVPIKKIETFKKMIPQNKEFIHILKDFPNASIHPICLETKTKEALMYSRHFSGALTGSVEDSVTGSASGVMGAYYEKYVAPIQSGETTSFLVEQGYEVKKEGFVQVQLKKDNEQLHVSISGDITFVSKNNILI, encoded by the coding sequence ATGAACTCATTGGACTGGACTCATTACCAAGTCTTTACTACCACAAAAGATAAAGGAAACCCTGCTGCTGTCATCAATCTTTTAAAACCCTTAGCAACAAAGGAGCAACAAGCCATTGCTAAAAAAATCAACTTTAATGAGACGATCTTTATTTCAAAGAACTCAACAGTTGACTTTAGTTTTAGATTTTTTGCCCCAGAATCTGAAATGGATTTTTGTGGGCATGCCTTGTTAGCTGGTGTTAGGTACTTATTAGATGAAAAAATAACAGATAAATCTTCGCTAAATATCGAGACCAAGGCTGGAATAGTTCCTATTTCTATTGACTCAGTTGGTAAAATAACCATGTATCAACACCCACCTATATTCCAAAAATTTGAAAGCTCTATTGAAGAATTAGCCAATGTTATGAATATTTCAGCTGATGATATTGACTCAACTTATCCGATTTGCTACGGTTCAACCGGCACTTGGACATTAATCGTTCCTATTAAAAAAATAGAAACATTCAAAAAAATGATTCCACAGAACAAAGAATTTATTCATATTTTAAAGGATTTTCCGAACGCTTCTATTCACCCGATTTGTTTGGAAACGAAAACCAAAGAAGCCTTGATGTATAGTCGTCATTTCTCTGGCGCTTTAACAGGTTCTGTGGAAGATTCAGTGACTGGTTCGGCTTCTGGTGTTATGGGGGCTTATTATGAAAAATATGTAGCTCCTATTCAATCAGGAGAAACGACCTCTTTTTTAGTTGAACAAGGCTATGAAGTCAAAAAAGAGGGCTTTGTACAAGTCCAACTAAAAAAAGATAACGAGCAACTTCACGTGAGTATTTCTGGAGACATTACCTTTGTTTCTAAGAACAATATTTTGATTTAA
- a CDS encoding DNA translocase FtsK, giving the protein MAAKKKGKAPTKKQKQQQEKTTYFLIGVGFIVFGIIGGLKLGFLGTLMANVFRFLVGNTYIVMAVLLIIYGVLLLFMGKDPKFKRKTIWIGGLIFYVSLLLFIEIGLFKQINRDTAIISLTWQKIFADIKGNQVSQSVGGGMLGATLYSMTYFLVSKFGSYVISFIGMTTGVLLFLNVGLSDVIEKTRVWGGSLFSSVDERKQQLAERKEEKKKLKIAKENEKVSENSVRKTTAGEELASKNKEQVPDIEPEQIKLEIDSYQDNYQRQQIERPKKEPKVASEEPKEVESKLQFDIPDEVENLDYILPSSDLLEDIPLTDQSKEYKLVEKNVKVLERTFDSFGVDAKVVRASLGPSVTKFEIQPAVGVKVSKVVSLTDDLALALAAKDIRMEAPIPGKSLIGIEVPNQTTSMVSFRDVIDAQESHPESLLEVPLGRSISGEVMSADLTKMPHLLIAGSTGSGKSVCINGIISCLLMKAKPNEVKLMMIDPKMVELNVYNGIPHLLTPVVTNPRKAAQALQKVVEEMERRYELFAGFGVRNMTGYNNMVKKHNAQTGENKALLPYIVVIVDELADLMMVASNEVEDAIIRLAQMARAAGIHMILATQRPSVDVITGIIKANVPSRIAFAVSSGIDSRTIIDGNGAEKLLGRGDMLFVPMGENKPIRVQGAFISDEEVENIVSFVTNQQEADYQEHMMPSEEVETSSGGGAAVDEYFEEAKALIVEMQTASISLLQRRFRIGYNRAARLIDELEEHGVVGPSEGSKPRKVLLTYIPEEETFVDEDL; this is encoded by the coding sequence ATGGCAGCGAAGAAAAAAGGAAAAGCACCAACAAAAAAACAGAAACAACAACAGGAGAAAACCACTTACTTTCTAATTGGTGTAGGATTTATCGTCTTTGGTATTATTGGTGGTTTAAAACTTGGCTTTTTAGGAACACTAATGGCTAATGTTTTTCGTTTTTTAGTTGGGAATACATACATAGTGATGGCAGTTTTACTCATTATTTATGGTGTGTTGCTTTTATTTATGGGGAAAGACCCTAAATTTAAAAGAAAAACAATTTGGATAGGTGGGCTGATTTTTTATGTTAGTTTACTGTTATTCATTGAAATAGGTTTATTCAAACAAATTAATCGAGATACAGCAATTATTTCATTAACATGGCAAAAAATATTTGCAGATATTAAAGGAAATCAAGTGAGTCAATCAGTTGGTGGAGGAATGCTTGGTGCCACGCTTTATAGCATGACTTACTTCCTTGTTTCAAAATTTGGCTCTTATGTGATTTCATTTATTGGGATGACGACAGGTGTGTTACTCTTTTTAAATGTTGGATTGTCAGATGTCATCGAGAAAACCCGTGTCTGGGGAGGTAGTTTGTTTAGTTCGGTTGATGAAAGAAAGCAGCAATTAGCAGAACGAAAAGAAGAAAAAAAAAAGCTGAAAATAGCGAAAGAGAATGAGAAAGTTTCAGAAAACTCAGTTAGAAAAACAACTGCAGGTGAGGAACTGGCTAGTAAAAATAAAGAGCAGGTACCAGACATTGAGCCTGAGCAAATTAAGTTAGAAATTGACAGTTATCAAGATAACTATCAACGTCAGCAAATTGAACGACCTAAAAAAGAACCAAAAGTAGCAAGTGAAGAACCTAAAGAAGTGGAAAGTAAGTTACAATTTGATATCCCTGATGAAGTGGAAAATTTAGATTATATCTTACCTTCTAGTGACTTGTTGGAGGATATTCCTTTAACAGATCAAAGTAAAGAATACAAATTAGTCGAGAAAAACGTCAAAGTGTTAGAGAGAACTTTCGATAGCTTTGGGGTAGATGCTAAGGTGGTTCGTGCAAGCCTGGGTCCTTCTGTTACTAAATTTGAAATTCAACCAGCTGTGGGTGTTAAAGTGAGTAAAGTGGTCAGTTTAACCGATGACTTAGCACTGGCATTAGCAGCGAAAGATATTCGAATGGAGGCGCCAATTCCAGGTAAATCACTTATCGGTATTGAAGTACCGAACCAAACAACGAGTATGGTTTCATTTAGAGATGTGATTGATGCTCAAGAAAGTCATCCTGAATCACTTCTTGAAGTGCCATTAGGACGTAGTATTTCAGGTGAAGTCATGTCTGCGGATTTAACGAAAATGCCTCATTTACTAATTGCTGGATCAACTGGTAGTGGTAAATCGGTTTGTATTAACGGTATTATCTCTTGTTTATTAATGAAAGCTAAACCAAATGAAGTTAAATTAATGATGATTGACCCAAAAATGGTGGAGTTAAACGTTTATAATGGGATTCCTCATTTATTAACGCCAGTTGTTACTAATCCAAGAAAAGCGGCTCAAGCTCTTCAAAAAGTAGTGGAAGAGATGGAACGCCGTTATGAATTATTTGCAGGATTTGGCGTTAGAAATATGACTGGTTATAACAATATGGTGAAAAAACATAACGCCCAAACTGGTGAGAATAAAGCTTTATTACCTTACATTGTTGTGATTGTTGATGAGTTAGCCGACTTAATGATGGTTGCCAGTAATGAAGTGGAGGACGCGATTATTCGTTTAGCCCAAATGGCTCGTGCGGCTGGGATTCATATGATTTTAGCAACTCAACGACCAAGTGTGGACGTTATTACTGGGATTATTAAAGCCAATGTCCCTTCTCGAATTGCTTTTGCAGTATCGAGTGGGATTGATTCACGAACAATTATCGATGGTAATGGGGCTGAAAAATTACTGGGACGAGGAGATATGCTCTTTGTGCCAATGGGTGAAAATAAACCAATTCGTGTTCAAGGCGCCTTTATTTCCGACGAAGAAGTGGAAAATATCGTTAGTTTTGTAACGAATCAACAGGAAGCTGATTATCAAGAGCACATGATGCCTTCAGAAGAAGTGGAAACGTCATCTGGTGGGGGTGCAGCAGTTGATGAGTATTTTGAAGAGGCGAAAGCATTGATTGTTGAGATGCAAACCGCAAGTATTTCTCTCTTGCAACGTCGCTTTAGAATTGGTTATAATCGTGCGGCTCGTCTAATTGACGAACTAGAAGAGCACGGTGTGGTTGGACCTTCAGAAGGAAGTAAACCACGGAAAGTGTTGCTTACTTATATTCCAGAAGAAGAGACCTTCGTTGACGAAGACTTATAA
- a CDS encoding type II toxin-antitoxin system Phd/YefM family antitoxin, translating into METIMYSDFLKNLWNYVKQVNESSDGIIVTNGNIEEEIVIISKNDYDAMQETLRVLSNSYVMKKIRRGDEQFSKVNLEVLDLTSDVSAKDHYQ; encoded by the coding sequence TTGGAAACTATAATGTATTCGGACTTTTTAAAAAATTTATGGAATTATGTGAAGCAAGTGAATGAGTCTTCTGATGGAATAATTGTGACAAACGGTAATATTGAAGAGGAAATTGTTATAATCTCGAAAAATGACTATGATGCTATGCAAGAAACTTTAAGAGTATTATCTAATAGTTATGTGATGAAAAAGATACGTCGTGGAGATGAACAGTTTTCTAAAGTTAATTTAGAAGTGCTAGACTTAACCAGTGATGTTTCAGCAAAAGATCATTATCAGTAA
- a CDS encoding aldehyde dehydrogenase family protein, translated as MEEKIKRVVTEQRQFFDTQRTYPIEFRLKQLKKLKEQVKRYEDDLLDALYQDLGKAPSESYITEIGLVYRHIDEMIKKLPKWGKEKRVKTPLFLLPARSYTLQAPYGNTLIIAPFNYPVLLTLDPLIGAIAGGNTAIVSMSEHTTKTNLILNTLIAEAFSESYLFFLTGSKESNELLLDHRFDKIFFTGSQKIGQIVLKKAAEFLTPTTLELGGKSPVIVTKFADLELAAERIVWGKFLNVGQTCVAPDYCLIDESIKEEFIPLLIKNIQRFFGEEIEKSPDYGRLINNQALERLLILLNQDKEYIEFGSQFNESDQYLAPTIVSADIEEPLALMEEEIFGPILPILSYQKLDEAVTFVLNKDKPLAFYPFSSDQEELAYLIQKIPFGGATINDTILHLANEELPFGGVGTSGMGSYHGFKTLETFTHTKSILKRSTLLRIPLLFPPYTADKTNLIRRFFK; from the coding sequence ATGGAAGAAAAAATTAAAAGAGTAGTAACTGAGCAACGTCAATTTTTTGACACACAAAGAACATATCCTATTGAATTTAGATTAAAACAATTAAAAAAATTAAAGGAACAAGTGAAGCGGTATGAGGATGATTTACTTGATGCGTTGTACCAAGATTTAGGGAAAGCCCCAAGTGAAAGTTATATCACTGAAATCGGTCTTGTTTATCGTCATATTGATGAGATGATCAAAAAATTACCTAAGTGGGGGAAAGAAAAACGAGTGAAAACGCCACTTTTTTTGTTACCTGCTAGAAGCTATACTCTACAAGCACCATACGGGAATACGTTAATTATTGCGCCATTTAATTATCCCGTACTGTTAACCTTAGATCCTCTAATTGGTGCTATTGCAGGTGGTAATACAGCTATTGTCAGCATGTCGGAACACACAACAAAGACAAATCTTATTTTAAATACGCTGATAGCAGAAGCATTTTCCGAGAGTTATCTTTTCTTTTTAACAGGTAGTAAAGAGTCGAATGAGCTATTATTAGACCATCGTTTTGATAAGATTTTTTTTACTGGCAGTCAAAAAATAGGGCAGATTGTCCTAAAAAAAGCAGCGGAATTTTTAACTCCAACAACACTAGAACTAGGTGGGAAAAGTCCTGTCATAGTAACAAAATTTGCCGATCTAGAACTTGCGGCAGAACGGATTGTTTGGGGAAAATTTTTAAATGTAGGTCAAACTTGTGTTGCTCCTGATTATTGTTTGATTGATGAGAGTATAAAGGAAGAATTTATCCCTTTATTAATTAAAAATATCCAGCGCTTTTTTGGAGAAGAAATAGAAAAGTCACCTGATTATGGTAGATTAATTAATAATCAAGCTCTTGAAAGATTATTGATACTTTTAAATCAAGACAAAGAATATATCGAATTTGGTAGTCAGTTCAATGAATCTGATCAATATTTGGCACCAACGATTGTCTCAGCCGACATTGAAGAGCCGCTAGCTTTAATGGAAGAAGAAATATTTGGTCCGATTCTGCCAATTTTGAGTTACCAAAAATTAGATGAAGCAGTGACTTTTGTTTTAAATAAAGATAAACCACTAGCTTTTTACCCTTTTAGTAGTGATCAAGAAGAGTTGGCGTATTTGATCCAAAAAATTCCTTTTGGAGGGGCGACAATTAACGATACCATTCTTCATTTAGCTAACGAAGAGCTGCCTTTTGGCGGTGTAGGAACTTCTGGTATGGGAAGTTATCATGGTTTCAAAACCTTAGAAACATTTACCCACACAAAATCAATTTTAAAGAGATCGACCTTATTAAGGATACCTTTGTTATTTCCACCTTATACGGCGGATAAAACTAACTTGATTCGCCGTTTTTTTAAGTAA
- a CDS encoding GNAT family N-acetyltransferase — MLKLERAIQKDIVQIHTIQKGAFKKLYEKFQDKESPYNETEMILLEKFQRPNNYFYLIKQQQDVIGFIRVVTNREETEAKFSPIAILPKFDGLGYGTKVIGLIENEFPKVKEWCIATIFQEEKLLHFYKKLGYERVDELIRLQDNMDIVILKKKML, encoded by the coding sequence ATGCTTAAGTTAGAAAGAGCAATACAAAAGGACATAGTACAGATTCATACGATTCAAAAAGGTGCTTTCAAAAAATTATATGAGAAATTCCAAGATAAGGAATCTCCTTATAACGAGACAGAAATGATTCTATTAGAGAAATTTCAACGTCCAAATAATTATTTTTATTTAATAAAACAGCAACAAGATGTTATTGGGTTTATTCGTGTGGTGACGAATAGGGAAGAAACAGAGGCAAAATTTAGTCCTATCGCCATTCTGCCAAAGTTTGATGGTTTAGGTTATGGTACAAAAGTCATTGGCCTCATTGAAAATGAATTTCCTAAAGTTAAAGAATGGTGCATCGCAACGATTTTTCAAGAAGAAAAGTTACTTCATTTTTATAAGAAATTAGGCTATGAAAGAGTGGATGAGTTGATCAGACTGCAAGATAATATGGATATCGTGATTCTTAAAAAGAAAATGTTATGA
- a CDS encoding Na+/H+ antiporter: MAVLETIILLILLVIISNIISHYLVSIPTALIEITIGVLAAIVLNLQIDLETDWFMLLFVAPLLYSDAKHFPKKELWELRAPIFANAIWLVLLTTVLGGFMINFFVSEISLPLSFALAAVLSPTDPVAVQGIAEQVKLPKRILSLISGESLINDASGLITFKYAMAAFLTGVFSWKVATIDFLYMSIVGVIIGYVLSKVFYFVENLLLRQGIQDVILHASLQILTPFVIFIAAEIFHASGVIAVVVAGVVSIQQEPLYRRQYSEIKLVTNKVWDIIIYQLNGVVFVVLGALLPFAMHSAIINPTINNWTLIGYVISIWLVLLTIRTFWSYGYMWFSYLKSRNMVNHKPKFYTALLTGLTGVRGAVTMAMVLSIPFFLEDGEVFKERYLIIFLASGVILTSLIVAVVTLPFLTKKRTRLILTGDSAFIDEEREESEDDSDLSEIEAKKLMTKKAIRSLKNDLASDNKTVITDLLNDLDKQLKNLYLNDTVTSNELYHEIEMGYRKDAVQSEFNAAMSLIEKNNFPKILTKNYIQMLNYKKRAHSTNFSIIMKQSFFKAKKKTKRIIVETFLRQNYKPEGTHRDVILLESECSKYAIMTLTDIKERLDETEENFILKKSILDQITLEYQSKMDRIKNYQTRQKDEYQTAYQEYFLKTLDEERSVVQCLLEQGKISASLANQLRQSLNYNETTFLQGSFDE, from the coding sequence ATGGCAGTGTTAGAAACAATTATATTATTGATATTACTCGTTATTATATCGAATATTATCAGCCATTATTTGGTATCCATTCCAACTGCTCTAATTGAAATTACAATTGGGGTACTCGCAGCAATCGTTTTAAATTTACAAATCGATCTTGAAACAGATTGGTTTATGTTACTCTTTGTTGCACCATTGCTTTACAGTGATGCAAAACATTTTCCAAAAAAAGAACTTTGGGAACTTCGGGCACCGATTTTTGCAAACGCTATATGGCTAGTATTACTAACAACTGTTCTAGGTGGGTTTATGATTAACTTCTTTGTTTCAGAAATTTCATTGCCTTTATCATTTGCCTTAGCAGCTGTTTTATCACCAACTGATCCGGTGGCGGTTCAAGGGATAGCGGAACAAGTTAAGTTACCCAAGCGGATTTTGAGTTTAATTAGTGGTGAGAGTTTAATCAACGATGCCAGTGGGTTGATTACCTTTAAATATGCGATGGCAGCCTTTTTAACAGGTGTCTTTTCATGGAAAGTCGCAACAATTGATTTTCTATACATGAGTATCGTTGGAGTCATCATTGGTTATGTTTTATCAAAAGTCTTTTATTTTGTAGAAAATCTACTTCTTAGACAAGGTATTCAAGATGTTATTCTTCATGCCTCACTTCAAATTTTAACTCCCTTTGTCATCTTCATTGCGGCTGAAATATTCCACGCATCAGGCGTGATCGCAGTTGTGGTTGCAGGGGTTGTCTCGATTCAACAAGAACCTTTATACAGACGACAGTATTCAGAAATTAAATTAGTAACCAACAAAGTTTGGGATATTATTATTTACCAATTGAACGGGGTTGTATTCGTGGTCTTAGGGGCACTTTTACCTTTTGCTATGCACTCAGCAATCATCAACCCAACCATTAATAACTGGACATTAATCGGTTACGTTATTTCAATTTGGCTTGTTTTATTAACAATCAGAACATTCTGGTCATACGGTTATATGTGGTTTAGCTACCTTAAATCACGTAACATGGTTAATCACAAACCTAAGTTCTACACTGCCCTTTTAACTGGATTAACTGGGGTTAGAGGTGCGGTTACAATGGCAATGGTGCTTTCGATTCCTTTCTTCTTAGAAGACGGAGAAGTCTTTAAAGAACGCTACTTAATCATTTTCCTAGCCAGTGGGGTTATCTTAACTAGTTTAATCGTCGCAGTTGTGACGCTGCCTTTCTTAACTAAGAAAAGAACCCGCTTAATCTTAACAGGAGATAGTGCTTTTATTGATGAAGAACGAGAGGAAAGTGAAGATGATTCTGATCTTTCAGAAATTGAAGCGAAAAAACTAATGACGAAAAAGGCAATACGTTCACTTAAGAACGACCTCGCTTCTGATAATAAAACCGTCATTACAGATTTGCTCAATGATTTAGATAAACAACTTAAAAATCTTTATTTAAATGATACAGTGACATCTAATGAGCTCTACCATGAAATTGAAATGGGCTACCGTAAAGATGCGGTGCAAAGTGAATTTAACGCTGCTATGTCTTTAATCGAGAAAAATAACTTCCCGAAAATTTTAACAAAGAATTACATTCAAATGTTAAATTATAAAAAGCGTGCCCACAGCACTAACTTCTCAATTATCATGAAACAGTCTTTCTTTAAAGCTAAAAAGAAAACCAAACGAATTATTGTAGAAACGTTCTTACGTCAAAATTATAAACCAGAAGGTACTCATCGGGATGTGATTCTTTTGGAAAGCGAATGTTCTAAGTACGCGATTATGACATTAACAGATATCAAAGAACGTCTAGATGAAACAGAAGAGAATTTTATTTTAAAAAAATCAATCTTAGACCAAATTACTTTAGAATACCAAAGTAAGATGGACCGAATCAAAAATTACCAAACTCGTCAAAAAGATGAGTATCAGACAGCTTATCAAGAGTACTTCTTAAAAACACTTGACGAAGAAAGATCAGTCGTCCAATGTTTACTAGAACAAGGAAAAATTTCAGCTAGCCTAGCAAACCAACTACGACAATCACTAAACTACAACGAAACAACCTTCCTACAAGGCTCGTTTGATGAATAA
- a CDS encoding DUF1033 family protein yields the protein MYQVIVTYSENEPWWFFDEWQEDIKEKFEYDCFCQAKKRYDTLANKFEKEFEENRVKPPLLAAFWNDEELIYCEDCDEELQAYKGLMLVKDYQKLDDGDLEKNEAINNSGKAKCCPRYR from the coding sequence ATGTATCAAGTGATTGTAACGTATAGTGAAAATGAGCCATGGTGGTTTTTTGACGAGTGGCAAGAAGATATTAAAGAAAAATTTGAGTACGATTGTTTTTGCCAAGCAAAGAAAAGATATGATACTCTGGCAAATAAATTTGAAAAAGAATTTGAAGAAAATCGAGTGAAACCTCCTTTACTTGCGGCATTTTGGAATGATGAAGAGTTGATTTATTGCGAAGATTGTGATGAAGAACTTCAAGCCTATAAAGGATTAATGTTAGTGAAAGATTACCAAAAATTAGATGATGGAGACTTAGAAAAAAATGAAGCAATTAATAATAGCGGAAAAGCCAAGTGTTGCCCGCGATATCGCTAA
- a CDS encoding histidine phosphatase family protein produces MWKIILVQHCQSEHHINEMTGGWTDTPLTSLGREQANLVGEKMIGLINSEEEYVLYSSDLLRASQTAEIIAGHLNLEVNLDQGLREINTGIAAGKTKAWAKEHRNPKSKQGFELNYREFEKGESWGEFYTRVSNCLTRLYQSEEGKNIIIVTHGGTLGYIVAWWLKFEPEMLSNAYFASSPGGVTVLSQNNYGQQEINRFNDTSHL; encoded by the coding sequence ATGTGGAAAATAATATTGGTTCAACATTGCCAATCAGAGCATCACATTAATGAGATGACAGGCGGATGGACAGATACACCTTTAACCAGTTTAGGGAGAGAACAAGCAAATTTAGTTGGAGAAAAAATGATTGGTTTGATTAATAGTGAAGAAGAGTATGTTCTTTATTCTTCAGATTTATTAAGAGCCTCTCAAACGGCTGAAATTATTGCAGGACACTTAAATTTAGAGGTTAATTTGGATCAAGGCTTACGAGAAATTAATACTGGAATTGCTGCTGGAAAAACAAAAGCGTGGGCCAAAGAACATCGAAATCCTAAAAGTAAACAAGGGTTTGAATTAAATTACCGTGAGTTTGAGAAAGGTGAGAGTTGGGGTGAGTTTTATACTCGTGTTTCTAACTGTTTAACTAGGCTTTATCAAAGTGAAGAAGGAAAAAATATTATAATTGTCACACATGGCGGTACATTAGGTTATATTGTGGCATGGTGGCTAAAATTCGAACCTGAAATGTTGAGTAATGCTTATTTTGCCTCATCTCCAGGTGGAGTTACGGTTTTAAGTCAAAATAATTATGGTCAACAGGAGATTAATAGATTTAATGACACGTCCCACTTGTAA
- a CDS encoding DNA topoisomerase 3 yields MKQLIIAEKPSVARDIAKVLGATQKSKNYIEGKNVIVTWALGHLLGLKMPEDYNKDWANWEMNTLPMIPKKSGIKPLPKTRPQLKAISHLANRNDVSEAVIATDAGREGELVARWILEYVKFKKPVKRLWISSQTDKAIKDGFRKLQPSKAYDDLYYSAIARAESDWLVGLNVTRALTVKYKDSLSAGRVQTPTLAMVRKQEEKIEKFRPENYFTLDLKFQHLNGRLQLQNPRQFKSREELENVVKQIEKNPVKVVDIKDKKKTETAPLPYDLTEMQREANQRFQYSAKKTLGIIQRLYETHKIVTYPRTDSKYLTTDMKDTMKDRLHAVTTLDSQRVKSIIKDGAVVKQKNVFQNAKVTDHYGLIPTEQAPRLEKLDNEEMKIYRLIVERFLGLFEEPFVSSNQTITAKSGEFTFLFRQQKIESYGWKKEKEEVKEQLTFKVGQGIPFNFTINKELTTPPAPLNEGTLLGQMEKHSLGTPATRAEIIEKLISSDLMERNNGKLSVTPKGKQLLTLVNPSLVTPELTAKWEISLEKIAQGKLNHRTFIKEIEQETARLVKEIKMSEDKYVDHALTTKDCPDCGSKLREKNTRDGKIYVCSSDECSYRRRKDPKVSNKRCPQCKKKMEILENKNGAYFKCKNCNLSEKMDKKGGKGKKMTKHEERRLVKKYAAADEEEQESPLALALKAAMKDQ; encoded by the coding sequence ATGAAGCAATTAATAATAGCGGAAAAGCCAAGTGTTGCCCGCGATATCGCTAAGGTATTAGGCGCAACTCAAAAAAGTAAGAACTATATCGAAGGAAAAAATGTCATTGTGACATGGGCATTGGGACATTTATTAGGTCTTAAAATGCCAGAAGACTACAATAAAGATTGGGCAAATTGGGAGATGAACACACTACCAATGATTCCTAAAAAATCAGGGATTAAACCCTTGCCTAAAACACGCCCACAACTTAAAGCAATCAGTCATCTCGCTAACCGAAATGATGTCTCAGAAGCTGTTATCGCAACAGATGCTGGGCGTGAAGGTGAACTTGTGGCTCGTTGGATTTTAGAGTACGTGAAATTTAAAAAGCCAGTCAAACGTCTTTGGATTTCTTCACAAACAGATAAAGCCATCAAAGATGGTTTTAGAAAGTTACAACCAAGTAAAGCTTATGATGATTTGTATTATTCAGCGATTGCTCGAGCAGAATCTGACTGGTTAGTTGGTCTTAACGTGACTCGTGCCTTGACGGTGAAATACAAAGATAGCTTGTCAGCAGGGCGTGTGCAAACCCCGACTTTAGCCATGGTTAGAAAACAAGAAGAGAAAATAGAAAAATTTAGACCAGAAAATTATTTTACGCTAGATTTAAAATTTCAACACTTAAACGGAAGACTTCAATTACAGAACCCAAGACAATTTAAGTCTCGTGAAGAGCTTGAAAATGTGGTTAAACAGATTGAAAAAAATCCAGTTAAAGTAGTGGATATTAAAGATAAGAAAAAAACAGAAACAGCACCATTACCTTATGATTTAACTGAAATGCAACGAGAAGCCAATCAGCGCTTTCAATATTCAGCTAAGAAAACCTTAGGAATTATTCAACGTTTGTATGAAACTCATAAAATTGTGACATACCCTAGAACGGATTCTAAATATTTAACAACAGATATGAAAGATACGATGAAAGATAGACTCCATGCGGTAACAACTTTAGACAGTCAACGAGTGAAGTCGATTATTAAAGATGGGGCTGTTGTGAAGCAAAAAAATGTCTTCCAAAATGCGAAAGTAACGGATCACTACGGATTAATTCCAACCGAACAAGCACCAAGATTAGAAAAATTAGATAATGAAGAAATGAAAATTTACCGCTTGATTGTGGAACGTTTCTTAGGTTTATTTGAAGAGCCATTTGTTTCTAGCAATCAAACAATTACAGCTAAATCAGGTGAATTTACTTTCTTATTCCGCCAACAAAAGATTGAGTCTTACGGTTGGAAAAAAGAAAAAGAAGAAGTGAAAGAGCAATTAACATTTAAAGTTGGCCAAGGAATTCCTTTTAATTTTACAATCAATAAAGAATTAACGACACCACCAGCACCTTTAAATGAGGGAACGCTACTTGGTCAAATGGAAAAACATAGCCTAGGAACACCAGCCACAAGAGCTGAAATCATTGAGAAATTGATTAGTTCTGATTTAATGGAACGAAATAATGGGAAATTAAGTGTGACACCAAAAGGAAAACAACTTTTAACTTTAGTTAATCCTTCTCTTGTGACACCTGAATTGACAGCCAAATGGGAAATTTCTTTAGAAAAAATTGCTCAAGGGAAATTGAATCACCGAACGTTTATTAAAGAAATTGAACAAGAAACCGCACGCTTGGTGAAAGAAATAAAAATGAGTGAAGATAAATATGTGGATCATGCTTTAACAACCAAAGATTGTCCAGATTGTGGCTCTAAATTACGTGAGAAAAACACCCGAGATGGAAAAATCTATGTGTGTAGTAGTGACGAGTGTTCATACAGACGTCGTAAAGATCCGAAAGTTTCCAATAAACGTTGTCCGCAATGTAAGAAGAAAATGGAAATTTTAGAGAATAAAAACGGGGCTTATTTCAAGTGTAAGAACTGTAATTTATCTGAAAAAATGGACAAAAAAGGTGGTAAAGGCAAAAAAATGACCAAACATGAAGAACGTCGTTTGGTGAAGAAATATGCTGCTGCCGATGAAGAAGAGCAAGAAAGCCCACTTGCATTAGCATTGAAAGCCGCGATGAAAGATCAATAA